TCCCGCAGCCCCCATATCCTGGACCGCGACCAGATCATCTCCCTCCATCAGCTCAAGGCAGGCCTCAATCAGCAGCTTTTCACGAAACGGATCGCCAACCTGGACGGTCGGCCGTCTTTGCTCTGCCCCCTCGTCGAAGACATCAGAGGCCATCGTGGCGCCATGGATGCCGTCGCGTCCGGTCCTGGCTCCGACATAGATCACCGGATTGCCGATCCCACCAGCCCCGGAAAAGAAGAGCCGATCCTTCCTGGCAATCCCGACGCACATCACATTCACCAGCGGGTTGCTGCTGTAGGCTTCCGCGAAGCAGGTCTCTCCGCCCACCGTCGGCACGCCCACCGCATTCCCATACCCTGCGATTCCAGCCACCACGCCGCCCAAAAGATGGCGGTTCTTTGGCTCGGTCAGCGGACCAAAACGGAGCGCATCACACAGCGCGATCGGTCTCGCGCCCATGGTGAAGATATCCCGGATGATCCCCCCCACACCCGTGGCAGCCCCCTGATACGGTTCGATGAAAGACGGGTGGTTATGACTTTCCATCTTGAAGATAAGGGCAATGCCATCCCCGATGTCAAGGACGCCCGCGTTCTCCCCCGGCCCCTGAAGGACGCGCGGACCCTCCGTTGGAAGCGTGGCCAGATGGACCCGCGAACTTTTATAGCTGCAGTGTTCCGACCACATCGCGCCGAACATGCCTAACTCGACCAGGTTCGGTTCACGACCGAGGATCGCCAGGATCCTGTCATACTCCTCGACCGTCAGACCGTGTGACTCGACAAGATCTGGAGAAATGACAGATGCAGTCATGGCGAAATCCTCAGGCCCTGTTTCCGTATGTCGTCAGCGGCGAGCAGACAAAGGTGTCAAGGATCGACGCAAACATTAGGCAACCATCCTCAGAACCCAGGATCGCCTCGGCGGCCCGCTCCGGATGAGGCATTAATCCAAGGACATTGCGGCGCTCGTTGCAGACGCCTGCAATGTGATCAAGCGAACCGTTCGGGTTCGCGTCCTTCGCGAGTTCTCCCTTCGCATCGCAATAGCGAAAGATGATCTGATCGCCCTCCACGAGCCTTTTCCACCCTGCCTGGTCAATGTAGTATCGTCCGTCGCCATGCGAGATCGGCATCCGCACCACCTGCCCGGGTTGCATGGCAGCCGTAAAGGGGGTCTGTCGGCTCTCTACCCTCAGGTGGACCCATCTGCACCGGTAGTGCAAGCAGTCGTTCGGCAAGAGTGCGCCGGGGAGCAGCCCTGCCTCGGTCAGGATCTGAAACCCGTTGCAGCTTCCCAGGACAAAGCCGCCGGTTTCCGCAAAGGCCGTCACCGCTCGCATCACGGGGGACAGTCGCGCGATCGCGCCGGCCCGCAGATAGTCGCCATGGGCGAATCCTCCGGGGAGGATCACGCAATCCACGTCTTTGAGGTCGGCCTCTTTATGCCACAGGTAGCAGGCCTGCTCCTTCAGGACGTTCACGATGACATGGTAGAAGTCCTGCTGGCTCCAGGAGCCGGGAAAAGCTACAATACCGAACTTCACCCCGCGGCCCCCTCGACCTCGAAGCGGTAGTCTTCAATGACCGGGTTCGCGAGCAGCCGCCTGCACATCTCCTCGACCTGCGCAGCCGCCTCCTCCTTCGTGAGGCTGTTCAGCATCAGCACCATGAACTTTCCGATCCGCACGTCCGCCAGCCCCTCAAACCCCAGCGTCTCAAGGGCGGATCTTACCGTGTCCCCTTGGGCGTCGAGGACGCCCGGCTTCAAGGTAACGTATATCTTCGCGGTCAACATGTCACAGCCCCACACGAGCAAAGATGTCATCCAGATGTCGCAGATGATAGCCCAGGTCAAAGCAGTTTTCAACCTCACCAGGGGAGAGATGCCGGCGAATCTCCGAATCGGCCAGCAGGAGCGGCTTGAAGGGTTCACCCGACTCCCACGCCTTCATGGCGTGCCGCTGCACCAGCCGGTAGGCGTCTTCCCGGCTGAGCCCCTTGCCTATCAGTGCGAGTAATACCGATTCCGAAAAAACCAGACCCCCTGTCAGCTCCAGGTTATGCCGCATTCGATCCGGATAGACCCGTAGTCCCTCCAGAACCTCCCGGAAGCGGACCAACAGATAGTCAAGCAGGATCGTCGCATCGGGCAGAATGACTCGCTCTACGGATGAGTGGCTGATGTCGCGCTCGTGCCATAACGGCACATTCTCCAGGCTCGACTGGGCGTAACTTCTCAGCAGCCTCGCCAAACCGGATACCTGTTCACAGGCAACCGGATTCCGCTTGTGAGGCATGGCCGATGATCCCTTCTGCCCTTCGACAAACGGCTCCTCGACCTCACGCACCTCAGTTCGCTGCAGGTGTCGGATCTCGGTGGCGAACTTATCGAGAGAGGTCC
The nucleotide sequence above comes from Candidatus Methylomirabilis tolerans. Encoded proteins:
- the purQ gene encoding phosphoribosylformylglycinamidine synthase subunit PurQ, with the translated sequence MKFGIVAFPGSWSQQDFYHVIVNVLKEQACYLWHKEADLKDVDCVILPGGFAHGDYLRAGAIARLSPVMRAVTAFAETGGFVLGSCNGFQILTEAGLLPGALLPNDCLHYRCRWVHLRVESRQTPFTAAMQPGQVVRMPISHGDGRYYIDQAGWKRLVEGDQIIFRYCDAKGELAKDANPNGSLDHIAGVCNERRNVLGLMPHPERAAEAILGSEDGCLMFASILDTFVCSPLTTYGNRA
- the purS gene encoding phosphoribosylformylglycinamidine synthase subunit PurS, whose amino-acid sequence is MLTAKIYVTLKPGVLDAQGDTVRSALETLGFEGLADVRIGKFMVLMLNSLTKEEAAAQVEEMCRRLLANPVIEDYRFEVEGAAG